The Budorcas taxicolor isolate Tak-1 chromosome 2, Takin1.1, whole genome shotgun sequence nucleotide sequence accaccgctaCCACCGCAAAACCCAGCATGGGTTAAGTCACCTCCGTGCCCCGCCCCCGCGCCAGGCAGTGGGTCGTAGCCCCGCCTGTAGGGGTTGCTGCGATGTCTGCGCTCGGCCCGGGATGCCAGGCTCTGTTCCGTGGACGCCCCCATCGGGCAGCAGGGGGTCTGCGCGACCCATGGCCAGAGCCCTCCAGCTCCCGGCTCGCCGCCGCGTTAAGTGCCCGGGCGGCGCGGGGTTCTCCGGCTGGAGGAACGGGTTCTGTGAGGTCAGCGCGCCGCGGCCCGGGTCACAATGCAGCCCTTCCCCTCGACGCCTGGGCCGGGACGCGCCGCAGACACCTGCCCGGCTCCGCCTGGACCGGAGCGTCCTCCCGCGGCCAGGGCTCGGGCAGCTGCTTCCAGCCTGGGACCGGCCTCGGCCTCCGGCAGGTGAGCAACGGCCCGGGGGGCGGGCCCGGGGAGGGGGCTCCCGGCGGCCCGGGAGCGGCCTGACCGCCACTCCCCGCGCAGAGCGCCCCGGGGCCTGGACATGAGTGCCCAGGAGCCCCCGCAGGGTCGGAGATTCCCCATTGAGGCCGGAGACTCCCCTGGCCTTGCCGCCGCCCCCGAGTCCCAGGACAGCCCGGAGCCGGTAGCTACGGAGCACAACCCGGTCAGGTGAGGCCAGCGCCCCTGCCCGCGGCCCCACCCCTGCCGGCTTTGCGTCCCCAGACCAACCCGCACCCGCGGCCGAACCTCTGGGACTGATGCGCCCCCTACAGGATGGGGCCGGCCGCCGCCTCAACGCCCCCTGTCGCGCCCCGCTTTCCGCAGGCCGCTTCGACGCTGCCCCGGCTGCCACTGCCTGACGCTGCTGCACGTGCCCATCGACGTCTACCTGGCCATGGGCGGGAGCCCCCGGGCCCGCGCCACCTGAGCGCGCCTGCGCACGGCGGCTCCGCGGGAGCCGGGCGGGGACGGGGCCCGCCGCGGGCCACCACGCTGAGGTCGCGCGCGCGCCGAGCACGAGACAAtgatgcacattttaaaataaaagaatgatgcACATTTTAATAAATCACAGCATAAACTGTTCTTTCCACTCCGGCTGGCCGTGTCTGTCTTATCCCGTCGGCTCGGGCCCGCCGGCTGCTCCGCCCCATCCAATATCACCTTTCCCTCCGCTGCTTCCTCCCTTGGGCCCAGCCCCAGGGGCCCGCCCTTCCCTCCGGGTCGGCTTGCTTCTGGCTGGGCACCAAACCCTcccctcttttgttttttttttttactggtcaCGACCCCCTCCAGGGCCGTGCTTCTGCTTGGGCGCTGCCCTCATCCTTCTCCCCGACACGCCCCTTTGTCTCTCCAGGAAAATCAGCATTACTGTGCTGGACTCTGGGGGCCCAGAAAAGCTTGAGACTGGAGGAGATGGACAGACAACTCAGAATAAAGAGAATGGCCACCTACCCCGGGCCCATTTAATTCTCCAAAGATGGGGTTTGGTTTTTGCTGCCTTCTGTTTTGTGACCCTGGGCCTCTCTGGCTTTGTTGGAGGGATTAGGGGCTGTCCCCACCATCTCCACCCCTGGTTTCTCCTAAGGACTGGTGGGGTCAGAGAAAG carries:
- the FAM229A gene encoding protein FAM229A: MQPFPSTPGPGRAADTCPAPPGPERPPAARARAAASSLGPASASGRAPRGLDMSAQEPPQGRRFPIEAGDSPGLAAAPESQDSPEPVATEHNPVRPLRRCPGCHCLTLLHVPIDVYLAMGGSPRARAT